In a genomic window of Microbispora sp. ZYX-F-249:
- a CDS encoding RNA polymerase subunit sigma-70, protein MIESMDPPGDEAAFELLVQRHRREIYAHCYRMLGSVQDAEDAVQESLLAAWRGLAGFEGRSALRTWLFRIATNVCLRLSSRRPRRMLSSDHGPARSGTRDLGEPVTGPVWIEPWPDDPPADDEPDPAAAYLRRESVELAFVAALQHLPGTQRAVLILREVLDFSAAEVAEILGTTPASVNSASQRARAVVRRRMPERSQQAELAAVGPGGRRALVDAFMTAWERADVPALLDLLSEDARFTMPPLPAWFDGREDVGRFLAERVFATPWRLVPIAANGQPAFACYQHDGERFRLGAVNVLHLRNGRISWIAGFVDPQVTRRFDVPGEILPPER, encoded by the coding sequence ATGATCGAGAGCATGGATCCGCCGGGGGACGAGGCGGCGTTCGAACTGCTGGTCCAGCGGCACCGCAGGGAGATCTACGCCCACTGCTACCGGATGCTCGGCTCGGTCCAGGACGCCGAGGACGCGGTCCAGGAGTCGCTGCTCGCGGCCTGGCGGGGCCTGGCCGGGTTCGAGGGCCGTAGCGCACTGCGCACCTGGCTCTTCCGGATCGCCACCAACGTCTGCCTGCGGCTGTCCTCGCGCCGTCCCCGCCGGATGCTGTCGTCCGATCACGGCCCGGCCCGCTCCGGCACCCGCGATCTCGGGGAGCCGGTGACCGGACCGGTCTGGATCGAGCCGTGGCCCGACGACCCGCCCGCGGACGACGAGCCCGACCCGGCGGCGGCCTACCTGCGGCGGGAGAGCGTCGAGCTCGCCTTCGTCGCCGCGCTGCAACACCTGCCGGGCACCCAGCGCGCGGTGCTGATCCTGCGCGAGGTGCTCGATTTCAGCGCGGCGGAGGTCGCCGAGATCCTCGGCACCACGCCCGCGTCGGTGAACAGCGCGTCGCAGCGCGCCCGGGCGGTCGTGCGGCGGCGGATGCCGGAGCGCTCCCAGCAGGCCGAGCTGGCCGCGGTGGGCCCGGGCGGACGCCGTGCGCTGGTCGACGCGTTCATGACGGCGTGGGAACGGGCCGACGTCCCGGCGCTGCTCGACCTGCTGTCCGAGGACGCCCGGTTCACCATGCCGCCGCTGCCCGCGTGGTTCGACGGCCGCGAGGACGTCGGCCGGTTCCTGGCCGAGCGGGTGTTCGCCACGCCCTGGCGGCTGGTGCCGATCGCGGCCAACGGGCAGCCCGCGTTCGCCTGCTACCAGCACGACGGGGAGCGGTTCCGCCTGGGCGCGGTCAACGTGCTGCACCTGCGGAACGGCCGCATCTCGTGGATCGCCGGCTTCGTGGATCCCCAGGTGACCCGGCGTTTCGACGTGCCCGGGGAAATTCTCCCGCCGGAGCGATGA
- the rpsA gene encoding 30S ribosomal protein S1, with protein MTSSTEATSSTPQVAVNDIGSEEAFLAAIDETIKYFNDGDIVEGTVVKVDRDEVLLDIGYKTEGVIPSRELSIKHDVDPAEVVEVGEHVEALVLQKEDKEGRLILSKKRAQYERAWGTIEKIKDEDGIVTGTVIEVVKGGLILDIGLRGFLPASLVEMRRVRDLQPYVGRELEAKIIELDKNRNNVVLSRRAWLEQTQSEVRQTFLNTLQKGQVRKGVVSSIVNFGAFVDLGGVDGLVHVSELSWKHIDHPSEVVEVGQEVTVEVLDVDMERERVSLSLKATQEDPWQQFARTHQIGQVVPGRVTKLVPFGAFVRVEEGIEGLVHISELAERHVEIPEQVVQVGDEIFVKIIDIDLDRRRISLSLKQANEGVGAEVEFDPTLYGMSATYDDQGNYIYPEGFDPETGEWLEGFDKQREEWERQYAEAQARFEAHRSQIEKARQEEAAASEAAPSSYSGETASQTSGGGALASDEALAALREKLAGGQS; from the coding sequence ATGACGAGCAGCACTGAGGCCACCTCGAGCACCCCGCAGGTAGCGGTCAACGACATCGGTTCCGAGGAGGCCTTCCTCGCCGCGATCGACGAGACCATCAAGTACTTCAACGACGGCGACATCGTTGAAGGCACCGTTGTCAAGGTCGATCGAGACGAGGTCTTGCTCGACATTGGCTACAAGACCGAGGGCGTCATCCCGTCGCGCGAGCTCTCGATCAAGCACGATGTCGACCCGGCCGAGGTCGTCGAGGTCGGAGAGCACGTCGAGGCCCTGGTTCTCCAGAAGGAGGACAAGGAAGGCCGCCTCATCCTGTCCAAGAAGCGCGCCCAGTACGAGCGCGCCTGGGGCACGATCGAGAAGATCAAGGACGAGGACGGCATCGTCACGGGTACCGTCATCGAGGTCGTCAAGGGCGGCCTGATCCTCGACATCGGCCTGCGCGGCTTCCTCCCCGCCTCCCTGGTGGAGATGCGCCGCGTCCGCGACCTGCAGCCGTACGTCGGCCGCGAGCTCGAGGCCAAGATCATAGAGCTGGACAAGAACCGCAACAACGTGGTCCTGTCCCGCCGCGCCTGGCTGGAGCAGACCCAGTCCGAGGTTCGCCAGACGTTCCTCAACACCCTGCAGAAGGGCCAGGTCCGCAAGGGCGTCGTGTCCTCGATCGTCAACTTCGGTGCGTTCGTGGACCTCGGCGGCGTCGACGGCCTGGTGCACGTGTCCGAGCTGTCCTGGAAGCACATCGACCACCCGTCCGAGGTCGTCGAGGTGGGCCAGGAGGTCACCGTCGAGGTTCTCGACGTCGACATGGAGCGCGAGCGGGTCTCGCTGTCGCTCAAGGCGACGCAGGAGGACCCCTGGCAGCAGTTCGCCCGGACCCACCAGATCGGCCAGGTCGTGCCGGGCCGCGTCACCAAGCTGGTGCCGTTCGGCGCGTTCGTCCGGGTCGAGGAGGGCATCGAGGGCCTGGTCCACATCTCCGAGCTGGCCGAGCGCCACGTGGAGATTCCGGAGCAGGTCGTGCAGGTCGGCGACGAGATCTTCGTGAAGATCATCGACATCGACCTGGACCGCCGCCGCATCTCGCTGTCCCTCAAGCAGGCCAACGAGGGCGTCGGCGCCGAGGTCGAGTTCGACCCGACGCTGTACGGCATGTCGGCGACCTACGACGACCAGGGCAACTACATCTACCCCGAGGGCTTCGACCCGGAGACCGGCGAGTGGCTCGAGGGCTTCGACAAGCAGCGCGAGGAGTGGGAGCGGCAGTACGCCGAGGCCCAGGCCCGCTTCGAGGCGCACCGCTCGCAGATCGAGAAGGCCCGCCAGGAGGAGGCGGCGGCCAGCGAGGCCGCTCCGTCGTCCTACAGCGGCGAGACCGCCTCGCAGACGAGCGGTGGTGGCGCCCTGGCCTCCGACGAGGCCCTCGCCGCCCTGCGCGAGAAGCTGGCCGGCGGCCAGAGCTGA
- a CDS encoding polysaccharide deacetylase family protein, translating to MIGLVALVLLPRSSGEERAQAPAHPRTPSPTPSAAPPRATAESARKVKANEAGLVPVIMYHRILPKRRASIDRTPDQLRRELERLAKSGYVPITAAELVARKIDIPAGSHPVVLTFDDGHPSHFAVDQNGMPKNDTAVGIIYEIAAKYPNFRPTATFWVNRDPFGLRDRARQRQAVKWLLDHGFEVANHTYAHPDLRRLSNSRVSEQIVRQERLLKKIGVPDSTTMALPYGSRPRKLSRAHDGKWDGSEYHFDGVFLAGAQPTVSPYAKSFPRFAIPRIQSNGKQGDCRRWCTTYWLDWLDKHPRERYTSDGDPARVSVPRKLRAMISPGRAKSVIAY from the coding sequence GTGATCGGACTTGTCGCGCTTGTGCTGCTGCCCCGCTCCTCGGGCGAGGAGCGGGCACAGGCGCCGGCGCACCCGCGAACACCGTCGCCCACGCCCAGCGCGGCCCCGCCACGGGCGACCGCCGAGTCGGCCAGGAAGGTCAAGGCGAACGAGGCCGGCCTGGTGCCCGTGATCATGTATCACCGCATCCTGCCCAAGCGGAGGGCGTCCATCGACCGGACTCCCGATCAGCTGCGCAGGGAACTGGAGCGCCTGGCCAAGAGCGGCTACGTGCCGATCACCGCGGCCGAACTGGTCGCCAGGAAGATCGACATCCCGGCGGGGTCCCATCCCGTCGTCCTGACCTTCGACGACGGCCATCCCAGCCACTTCGCCGTGGACCAGAACGGCATGCCGAAGAACGACACCGCCGTCGGCATCATCTACGAGATCGCGGCGAAGTACCCGAACTTCCGGCCCACGGCCACCTTCTGGGTCAACCGCGATCCGTTCGGCCTGCGCGACCGCGCGCGGCAGCGGCAGGCGGTGAAGTGGCTGCTCGACCATGGTTTCGAGGTGGCCAACCACACCTATGCCCATCCCGATCTCCGCCGGCTCTCCAACAGCAGGGTCAGCGAGCAGATCGTCCGGCAGGAGCGGCTGCTGAAGAAGATCGGCGTGCCGGACTCGACGACCATGGCGCTGCCGTACGGCTCGCGGCCGAGGAAGCTGAGCAGGGCGCACGACGGGAAGTGGGACGGGAGCGAGTACCACTTCGACGGCGTCTTCCTCGCCGGGGCGCAGCCGACGGTTTCGCCCTACGCGAAAAGTTTCCCGCGTTTCGCGATCCCGAGGATCCAGTCCAACGGGAAACAAGGGGACTGCCGGCGCTGGTGCACGACCTACTGGCTCGACTGGCTCGACAAACATCCACGGGAGCGTTATACGTCGGACGGCGATCCCGCCCGAGTGTCGGTGCCGCGCAAACTCCGGGCAATGATCTCGCCGGGCCGGGCGAAGTCGGTGATCGCTTACTAG